The Gracilibacillus caseinilyticus genome segment GATAAGTTTCGAATCAAAGCATCCAGAAAGAACCTTCAGCATGTAACAGATGCACTTCAGGCGATCGAGAAGAATATCGAAGAAATGTATAAGGAGCTGGATTATTTACTTGATTCAGAGAAATATACACGACAGGAATTAGAAGAATTAGAACCACAGATCAAAGAACTAAAGAAGCACCTTTTACATAATCGCACACAATACGGACGTGCTGAAATTGTGTACGAATCAGAATTAACGAAGATGGAAAAAAGGCTATCGGAGTATGCAGTATTAACGAGTGAAGGTAATTATATCGAAGCACAAGGTCTGATTCAGTCGTTAAAGGCAGAGCTAGAAACAATCGAAGAAAAGATCACGTCTTTTCCAACGATTTATCGTCAAAGTAAACAGCACATTCCGGAGTTAATGAAAGATTTAATACGCGGAATGGCAGAAATGGAAGAAGAGGGTTATCGTGTTCAGCAATTCGGTTTCGAAAAGGAATTGAAACAATACGAAACAATGTTAAAAAACGCCATTAGACAGTTGGAAAATGGGGAAATAGACACAATCGAGGAATCATTTGAACAAATGGAAGACCGCATCAATGAAATGTTCCAACTGTTAGAAAAAGAAGCGAAGTCTAAATCGATTGTGGAAAGTCATATGCCGAATGTCAAACAACAATTAGCCGATATCCAAGAAGAAGTAGCGAACACGAAGCAGCAAATTCAAGAACTTCAACAAACATATTTCCTTGAAGAATCCGAATTAGAAATGTTTCTAAGTGTAGAGAAGTGGCTGGAAAAAGTCGAAAATCAATTTGAACAAATTGAACAAGATTATGTTGACAAAAAAGCGAATCACTTAGAAATAAAAGATAAATTGGATACTCTTTCCGAGGAACTGGAAAAGCTTAATAAAGCACAGCAAGACTTCCAATCACAGATTTCTGATTTACGTAAAGATGAAATGGAAGCGAAAGAAAAAATTACTGAATTAAAGAAACAACTTATTTATACGAGTAAGCAACTGCAAAAAAGTAATATTCCTGGTGTACCTTCTTTCATAGTCAATGCATTAGATGAATCAACAGATAAGTGTGAGATGGTATTGCATCATCTTCAAAAACACCCGTTGGACATGGGCAAAGTACAGCATAGTATTACAGAAGCGAATAAATCGGTGGATCATTTCGTCGGCCAAACTAATATGCTGTTGGACCAGGCAAGACTTGTGGAGCTTGCGATTCAATTTGGTAATCGATACCGTAGTTCGCACCCTGTTCTTTCAGCTCAGCTATCCGAAGCGGAGCAACTGTTTAGAGATTATAAATATGAAAATGCATTGGAAACAGCTGTGAAAGCATTAGAAGAAGTGGATCCAAATGCAATGGAAAAAATCGAAAAAATGGATCAGGCATTTCAACAGATGGCTAACTAACTAACTAGTACTTAAAGGTGGAGATTGTATGAAGTGGCTGCTATCGGCTTTAGCTGTCGTTACACTTAGTGTATGGTCAATGGTTCTGTTTTTTTATCTGGACCATCAGGATACCAATTATGTTGCAGCAGCAAATCATGTAGCTTTTAAGCATCAGGATCAGACGAAATATACGAATTTTGTTTTTCAGTTTTCTGAATCACATTACTCGCCATTTAATAAGGAGACCTCTGTTACAGAAGTGGAATCTAACCAATCCGCTTCCGACGACATATCCTCCTCATTATCTGGCCTGTCGCTGTCACTAACAGCTGATAATAAAGTTTCCATTGATGAATTATTAACAGCATTAGAAATCGATTAATAAATAGCGAGCCTAACACAAAAGTATATGTGTTAAATGAATAGCCGGACATAACATGAATGTTAATCAAGTAATCCTCGTGTTATGTTCAGCTTTTTTCTTATGTCGTAAACATAAAGTGCAAAGTAACTTCTTAATATAATCGCGAAAAATGAACGTGATGATCAGCTATGAGATCATATTGACATACTTAATACCGCTCCGGCCAACCACTTCACGTCCTTCAGCCTCTGCACAATCCCGCGGAAGTCTACGCGGTTGGCCTACGCTAGGATAGGTACTCTACAACTTTTGTAAGAGTTAGTATTTTGAGCGCATCTCTAATCGTCCATAAATAATAGTATTTGAATAAAAACATAATGCCTAGAACCACTGCATTTAGTTATTATTCCTTACGTTGTAGCACTTCCTTAAGCGTAGGAAATATGCGGAGACTCCGCATGCCTCAGCGCGAGCTGAAGATCCACTTTGTTTGTGCCTGTGTCTAAAAGCATCGCTTCGAAGTGATTTCCCTTGGCACACGGCAGCAAAGAAGAAGTTCAAGTTTTAGTCTAGCTGAAGCCGTGCTCCACAGGACGAGTAGCATATTTCCGAAGCTTTTCTTAGCACAGTAAAAATGTCAGAATCACCAAATGAAAATACAACCTTATATCATTAGGGAAAAGTAATTTTACTTAGCATAAAATTTGCTACATAACAAAAATGGCATTACTTGGCAGTTTTCTTCAACTTCGAATTGCATGTTCGTTTAATGGCATACACTTTGCACCAGCAATAGTATAAATATTCTAGCACTGCTAGGCATAACTTATTTTCACTAACGGAAAAATGTGATAAGATATGGCAATGTTAACAGAAAAAAGAGGGATAATGGATGATATATCTAGATAATAGTGCAACAACAAGACCAAACCTACAAGTACTGGAAAGCTTTACGAAAGCATCCAGTCAATTTTTTGGCAACCCGTCTTCGATACACGGCATAGGTATGGATGCGGAAAGACTGCTTCGTAAGTCGCGCGAGCAAGCAGCATCCATTTTGAAAGTCCAGCCAAATGAAATTATTTTCACGGCAGGTGGTACAGAAGGGAATAATATCGCAATCAAAGGAACTGCGCTAGCGCATCAAAAGAGGGGAAAACATATCATTACCACTGCAATCGAGCATCCATCAGTATTGGAAGCGTGTCAAGGTCTGGAGTCACTCGGCTTTGAAGTGACGTATCTTCCGGTAAATGCTGAGGGTTTTGTTGAGGCTGAATACGTCAAAAAGGCAATGCGAAAAGATACCATTTTAGTATCGATTATGCATGTAAATAATGAAATAGGCACCATTCAACCGATCGAGGAGATTGGGGCGATTGTGAAGAATTATCCGAAAGCATTGTTTCATGTTGACCATGTTCAAGGTTTTGGGAAAGTCCCGTTAAATATAGAGAAAAGTCATATTGATTTGTGCACTATCTCTGCTCACAAAATTCATGGGTTAAAAGGGACAGGATTA includes the following:
- the ezrA gene encoding septation ring formation regulator EzrA codes for the protein MLLEFVIGGILVIIALLIIGLIFRKKVYDQVDRLEAWKMEIMHRNVTEELAKVKKLNLSGETQVNFERWKDNWDMILTRDLPDMEEYLLDAEEAADKFRIKASRKNLQHVTDALQAIEKNIEEMYKELDYLLDSEKYTRQELEELEPQIKELKKHLLHNRTQYGRAEIVYESELTKMEKRLSEYAVLTSEGNYIEAQGLIQSLKAELETIEEKITSFPTIYRQSKQHIPELMKDLIRGMAEMEEEGYRVQQFGFEKELKQYETMLKNAIRQLENGEIDTIEESFEQMEDRINEMFQLLEKEAKSKSIVESHMPNVKQQLADIQEEVANTKQQIQELQQTYFLEESELEMFLSVEKWLEKVENQFEQIEQDYVDKKANHLEIKDKLDTLSEELEKLNKAQQDFQSQISDLRKDEMEAKEKITELKKQLIYTSKQLQKSNIPGVPSFIVNALDESTDKCEMVLHHLQKHPLDMGKVQHSITEANKSVDHFVGQTNMLLDQARLVELAIQFGNRYRSSHPVLSAQLSEAEQLFRDYKYENALETAVKALEEVDPNAMEKIEKMDQAFQQMAN
- a CDS encoding cysteine desulfurase family protein, whose amino-acid sequence is MIYLDNSATTRPNLQVLESFTKASSQFFGNPSSIHGIGMDAERLLRKSREQAASILKVQPNEIIFTAGGTEGNNIAIKGTALAHQKRGKHIITTAIEHPSVLEACQGLESLGFEVTYLPVNAEGFVEAEYVKKAMRKDTILVSIMHVNNEIGTIQPIEEIGAIVKNYPKALFHVDHVQGFGKVPLNIEKSHIDLCTISAHKIHGLKGTGLLVVRNGVRLFSLAHGGGQEQSIRSGTENVAGIVSFVKAMRLANEKQSETASNLTELKKYLIEQLQSSAKVKLNTPANNSAPHIVNFSVPGFKPEVMIHALEESDIYISTKSACSSKSADESAVLIACGKNRSIATSGLRVSMSYETTKEEIVFFSQQLENVIQKLSEVMG